TGAAGATCgtatataattagaaaaagagagcacATTAGGCTAAGTTAAGATATTCTGGGAATTCAGTGCCGTGTTTTGAAATTCTTGGCCCGTATCGACGCGTGGCGAATTCGCtccttatataattttattatattacgtttCTACTTGTTCATTGAGTACATGATTAGTAGTACACGATGTAGTTCGAATGTtctaaaatcatttttctttttgtttttatttgtaattttatatctttcctcAGCGGAGAAGTTTAACGGTCGAGTATAACCTCTGTTATCAAACGTCGATAACGATGCAATCGCTTGAGGAAATGAAGACACAGATTTCGGCCGACGGAAATAATTCAACAACGTAGAAATACTTcgtaaattctctctctctctctccccctcttctttttttaattttttctaatttgcaAATTTATAGGGTCAGTCGGTCGTGGCCACGAGATTGTGACCTATTGCATAGATATTATGCGTTTCGAATATGCATCATAATCGCATGTGTATAATCGAAACGATTGTATATAAACGAGCTCTGTTGGTAAAAGATATACTTGGTTGCACCTGACTGGACTAGATCGGTTTTATTCCGCTTCCTTTTATAACAACCCCTTGTCGTCTGCTGTTCCCGTCTCTTCGTTACGCCTGTCACGTCTTTCGTTCGTTGCAATTCCGGGATAATTATCGCGATGCGGAGAAGATGAAGCTCGTCGAGAGACTCGATAACATAATTCCTTTCTTGATCTTGGGATCCACGATCGTCTGTGACGTAAGGAAACACTGAAACGGCTTGAGGCATGCCGGTGACCTTGAATTTTCCTCGCGTGCCAAGATTACGTCCACTCCACTCACAGTCTCAACCAATTATATATAGTCTCCGTTTTCTCTTAACTAgtgacgaatttttttttttttttttttttttcttcttcctttcctaaAGGagtttgttaattttattattatagatgtgtaaaaaaaaaaggaaaatagaaaaaaaggaataatccAAACGAAATCGATTagaaatgtatgtatttttaccATTGAACACTGTGAACATTATCCCTTCGTCTGTTaggtttattttaaatatgacataatatgtaataataatataatctttttccttttctttttttgccgtAGATGTGGATCTTCAGACTCAAATCGATACTTCTCTTGAGATGCCAGCTACTTATCAGACTCTCGTTGCACGCGCCCAGCTTGCTCAACAATGCTGCGGGCTGGCACGCGAACAAACGAGAATTTGTGAAAGACTGGTTCACGATCAACATCTCCAGCAACAGGGTTGGGCCGCGGTGGTTGCCAATCTTGAAGACATTACGCAGATGTTTCAATCGAGGGCCGAACTGTTGCAGCAAAGCTTTACCGTTTACCTTGCCGAGAGGCAACAACAAATGCAACTTTTGAACAAGTGAGTTATATCGAAAAGTAAAGTgctaatatataagtaaacaTAACGGGAATGTATTGTTGTGAAAATTAAAACTTTGGACGTTCGTGTAGCTTCCAGCAGGATTTGGAAACTCTAGCAAAGATTCCAATTTTACCGGCATTGAGGGCCCAAGCGGAAGGTCTTCTTAGTCCAGACGATCAAGGAGAGAACTCGGAGCAACAGTCAGAGAACAGCGAGGAAGTTTTAAGTCTTCTTCGATGGATCTCCGCGAAGGACAATCAAAGTAGTTTGGAACAGGTGGCCGAGCAATGCAGCCGAGGCTTGGAACAGTTTGACGAAAGGGTGATGGAAACATTGAAGGCTGAAGTAAATGCCGCGATTGACAATGCAAACAAACAAgacatgaaagaaataaagggcCTTGGGGAAAGGCTTTTTGCTCTCGAACAACTAATGGCACAAACGAAGAAGCTCGTTCACGAGCAGGGCGAGCTCGCTCAGGGATTTCTTCAGAATCAAAATCGCGCAAACAATCTTGGAGATGCTAGCGTATTACCTGATCTCTGCACCTCGCATAGGAGGCAATTAGTTGTTATGCTTCAGAATCACAATCAGCTGCGTGACATTCGGCGCAGGTGTACCAAAGCAAAAGAGGAATTGTCGGTTAATATCTATCATCGGTTGAAATGGATAATGTACGTGGAGAACAAGATGATGGAGGTTGACGGTAAACTCGTGATGTATCACGAGAGCCTGAAACGTTTAAGACGTCATCTCGAGGTACTGCAGCAGATTCACTTGGCACCTCAAATGTATTTGCGTGCTGTAGCTGAGGTTGTTAGAAGGCGAACCTTTTCGCAAGCATTTCTTGTGTGGGCCAGCAATCTTGCTTGTCAGTTGTTGACCGTACATACAGAGGAACTGGCACGTAGGCGCGAGTTCCAAAGTAAATTCGATGGTCATTTCCTGAATACCCTCTTCCCTGGTTTGGAGGACACGCCACCGCCTTATGCCACCGAGGCACCCTCGGTTTTCGACAATGGACTACCAAAAGTAAGATTCGTAAAACTTCTTTGATATTCATGCGGCAATACTAACAACGTCGTTACCGTTACAGTTAACTGCGAGCGATATGGAATCCCTAAGATCACAATTGCCTGGTTTAGCGCTGAGCATCTCTACGCCGGATTTGAACAGTATAACGCAATTCTTTTTGTCAAAAAGTCTCACCGAAGCAAGCACGGAAgggaacaaagagaaagaaagtatgtCGACACGGGTAGATGGTCCTTCGAAAGAACAGGATCGCGTTAGAGTACCGGCGCTGGGTGACAGGTAGAAATATACAACACATTTACCGCTGCTATTATACTTCGTACTTATACGGGGGTTGGTTGGTTGTGAATATACTTGTGTGCGATTTCAGGGGTGGATTTGAGTCGGAAACGGATACGGAAGAGTTCGAGAAAATAGGACAAGGGACGACCGATTCGAAACCTAGTTCCTTCGATGGCACCCAACAGAAACGTCAGAAACAATTGGAGGTTGGTGCCTCGCGAAGCGTGTCCCCCGCTTCCTCCAGCTCGACTAACGTCTCGCCATTAAACACGAAGGTCGCAGACCTAACAAGCCGATTTTCCACATCGAACGAACCTAGTTCCTTCCATTTTCCTAGTCTTACCATCAGCGAACGACCCTCTCAGCTAAGTCCTCTCACCGAGTGCGCGGAGAACGGTGAATCTTCCAGTCAATTGCAAAGTGCTACATACGGTTTTCCAAAGCATCGGCAAATAACTCCGTCCGTATCCTCCGACAAGATCGAGGAATCAAATTCCTTATGTCCGAATCCTCCTACCTTACCTCACTCCGTGACGTGCGACGGCCAGCAACAACAGTTACAATATTACCAGCTGTCCGGTAGCGGTGGTAGCAGCCCTTCCATCGGGGTTGGCGCTACTGACTTCATGGGTACCGAGTTTTACATGGACGATTCTTTGCCGAGCAGCCTCAGCGAACCTCCTGCCGACGGGCATCAGGCTATCGTTTCCTTTCTTCAGGTACTGGACGACTTACAGCTCGCAAAAAGACCTTGTAGTCGTAGCCGTAAACGTTCCATTACCTTCCTAATAATCAATCATGCTCTCGCACTCATCTGGGTTCCCCGATGTGATCATTTTGCGAACAgcttatctttatattttctgttTAAAGCGAACTTTTCTCTgtgttctctccttttttcttcgatgtcTTAGATACATTCATGATTTTAGatcgttttaataatttcgatcCGAAGCTGATTACTATTTACTTTTATGCAAATAGATCTGAAAAGTTGGGTACGTATCTCTTGCATGCACGTTCATTCCATGACTGTTTGTTTAATCCTTTTACGCCTGCTAATTCTTGATGTTTGCTTGAATTTTCAAACGATGTGTGCGCCTGTATTGCGTCTATATCTTTTAGAAACAGTAATGTGCGGATCTGTGCGCGTGTGCGTGcatcttttaaatttttcagGATAGCTGCCGTCGCACTCTCGTGTCCTAACTCCTTACCTTGTAAAAAACACTTGGATATTTGGACATATACTTGGATTCATACAATGGAACACTGATTCACAATATGAATCAATGGATCATtggatatgtacatatatatatatatatatatagattatgtaTGTCCTCATGTATAATGGATATACGTGTgttgcgtgtgtatatatatatatatatatatatatatatatatatatatatatatatatacgtatatatatagtgtcaAAAAGACGATAGCTTCTCATACGAACGAAATTCGTTCTAATAATAACTCTGTCAGTGATATCAAATGAATTTTGCCTGTTAACACATCAAAACATTAGACTTTTTTCCTCGAATACAAATCCTATCCTtgattaatatgaattaatagAACTGTTATGTttctttgaatatatatacatatatgtatatatatttttattatgattcatTATGTAAGAAAGCAAAATGGATGATTACAAAAGCATTGATCGAATTTTCCATGACGTCCATTATTTCAGGAGAGCCTTGGCAATACTCGTGAAGAAGTGGAAAGATTGCGTTCGATTCTAAGGAGTATGAAAGTGATCGTGAGCGAAGCCTTGACCTCCCTCCGGAAAGAGTTGGTTGTTTTACGAGATCGATCGGATTTTGGTAACAGCGGTCTTGCAGAGTTGACCAAGCGTATTCGTCAGGCGTTAACATTGTACTCGAA
This is a stretch of genomic DNA from Vespa crabro chromosome 3, iyVesCrab1.2, whole genome shotgun sequence. It encodes these proteins:
- the LOC124422750 gene encoding RB1-inducible coiled-coil protein 1 isoform X4, whose translation is MSGGESLEPNARVCSYSAGTDTNPIYLFSKAAIESNLPPTPSIDYGSDVDLQTQIDTSLEMPATYQTLVARAQLAQQCCGLAREQTRICERLVHDQHLQQQGWAAVVANLEDITQMFQSRAELLQQSFTVYLAERQQQMQLLNNFQQDLETLAKIPILPALRAQAEGLLSPDDQGENSEQQSENSEEVLSLLRWISAKDNQSSLEQVAEQCSRGLEQFDERVMETLKAEVNAAIDNANKQDMKEIKGLGERLFALEQLMAQTKKLVHEQGELAQGFLQNQNRANNLGDASVLPDLCTSHRRQLVVMLQNHNQLRDIRRRCTKAKEELSVNIYHRLKWIMYVENKMMEVDGKLVMYHESLKRLRRHLEVLQQIHLAPQMYLRAVAEVVRRRTFSQAFLVWASNLACQLLTVHTEELARRREFQSKFDGHFLNTLFPGLEDTPPPYATEAPSVFDNGLPKLTASDMESLRSQLPGLALSISTPDLNSITQFFLSKSLTEASTEGNKEKESMSTRVDGPSKEQDRVRVPALGDRGGFESETDTEEFEKIGQGTTDSKPSSFDGTQQKRQKQLEVGASRSVSPASSSSTNVSPLNTKVADLTSRFSTSNEPSSFHFPSLTISERPSQLSPLTECAENGESSSQLQSATYGFPKHRQITPSVSSDKIEESNSLCPNPPTLPHSVTCDGQQQQLQYYQLSGSGGSSPSIGVGATDFMGTEFYMDDSLPSSLSEPPADGHQAIVSFLQESLGNTREEVERLRSILRSMKVIVSEALTSLRKELVVLRDRSDFGNSGLAELTKRIRQALTLYSNECDRRLREREQELTVDHELEMGDIKKLMQSRDEEIRIVKRTLLEKETELAEHEHLLSTMRQKLDAEQTDMRNLQSRLHRQMDETLEQARIDKETAVEKVNDEKFVEIASLTNSLTQCQKRIKELEENLAAARTEQQKMVKEATDKLQLEYKTELEAIRNLKLTAVSIMERSPSDSSLEKIERPDVIELVNHEAILAQAKEDMKLEKSAAIRTAIEKERADCVAKLDHELRLARQVVQEREREMELYRRREAALTEECGWYKSTIRRLTKSENLSRQALNEKVENLETDKSWLEGKHSSERMSREQKENLVLIIESASQKEFGDDRLDMGQSNLGEAMKSLESDKDEVEASESKKVRLEADDDRSRLSRRLEILENDNKRLSAELKIIKESKEVSDAKIEALEADKVRLEIELVKERGRRDFAETSSSADGREKEMNASVAIVSGSSSSRDAATSPDGAVPYFHLSHLWKKKNITKLVQQGRITVTTCNPGDMVLVVWDPVHWSYALLQESSTLYFVNSDCVESLGFTADGAPKIFEAIVEVINKEYCIARKSTNRYRVSQGTKFYQVRIKPVEDVVEKTKSQMAKGDGE
- the LOC124422750 gene encoding RB1-inducible coiled-coil protein 1 isoform X1, with product MLYIFHVDTGTTITFDIKLALQSVAQLKEAIERECGVVAVHQVLLMSGGESLEPNARVCSYSAGTDTNPIYLFSKAAIESNLPPTPSIDYGSDVDLQTQIDTSLEMPATYQTLVARAQLAQQCCGLAREQTRICERLVHDQHLQQQGWAAVVANLEDITQMFQSRAELLQQSFTVYLAERQQQMQLLNNFQQDLETLAKIPILPALRAQAEGLLSPDDQGENSEQQSENSEEVLSLLRWISAKDNQSSLEQVAEQCSRGLEQFDERVMETLKAEVNAAIDNANKQDMKEIKGLGERLFALEQLMAQTKKLVHEQGELAQGFLQNQNRANNLGDASVLPDLCTSHRRQLVVMLQNHNQLRDIRRRCTKAKEELSVNIYHRLKWIMYVENKMMEVDGKLVMYHESLKRLRRHLEVLQQIHLAPQMYLRAVAEVVRRRTFSQAFLVWASNLACQLLTVHTEELARRREFQSKFDGHFLNTLFPGLEDTPPPYATEAPSVFDNGLPKLTASDMESLRSQLPGLALSISTPDLNSITQFFLSKSLTEASTEGNKEKESMSTRVDGPSKEQDRVRVPALGDRGGFESETDTEEFEKIGQGTTDSKPSSFDGTQQKRQKQLEVGASRSVSPASSSSTNVSPLNTKVADLTSRFSTSNEPSSFHFPSLTISERPSQLSPLTECAENGESSSQLQSATYGFPKHRQITPSVSSDKIEESNSLCPNPPTLPHSVTCDGQQQQLQYYQLSGSGGSSPSIGVGATDFMGTEFYMDDSLPSSLSEPPADGHQAIVSFLQESLGNTREEVERLRSILRSMKVIVSEALTSLRKELVVLRDRSDFGNSGLAELTKRIRQALTLYSNECDRRLREREQELTVDHELEMGDIKKLMQSRDEEIRIVKRTLLEKETELAEHEHLLSTMRQKLDAEQTDMRNLQSRLHRQMDETLEQARIDKETAVEKVNDEKFVEIASLTNSLTQCQKRIKELEENLAAARTEQQKMVKEATDKLQLEYKTELEAIRNLKLTAVSIMERSPSDSSLEKIERPDVIELVNHEAILAQAKEDMKLEKSAAIRTAIEKERADCVAKLDHELRLARQVVQEREREMELYRRREAALTEECGWYKSTIRRLTKSENLSRQALNEKVENLETDKSWLEGKHSSERMSREQKENLVLIIESASQKEFGDDRLDMGQSNLGEAMKSLESDKDEVEASESKKVRLEADDDRSRLSRRLEILENDNKRLSAELKIIKESKEVSDAKIEALEADKVRLEIELVKERGRRDFAETSSSADGREKEMNASVAIVSGSSSSRDAATSPDGAVPYFHLSHLWKKKNITKLVQQGRITVTTCNPGDMVLVVWDPVHWSYALLQESSTLYFVNSDCVESLGFTADGAPKIFEAIVEVINKEYCIARKSTNRYRVSQGTKFYQVRIKPVEDVVEKTKSQMAKGDGE
- the LOC124422750 gene encoding RB1-inducible coiled-coil protein 1 isoform X3, with translation MLYIFHVDTGTTITFDIKLALQSVAQLKEAIERECGVVAVHQVLLMSGGESLEPNARVCSYSAGTDTNPIYLFSKAAIESNLPPTPSIDYGSDVDLQTQIDTSLEMPATYQTLVARAQLAQQCCGLAREQTRICERLVHDQHLQQQGWAAVVANLEDITQMFQSRAELLQQSFTVYLAERQQQMQLLNNFQQDLETLAKIPILPALRAQAEGLLSPDDQGENSEQQSENSEEVLSLLRWISAKDNQSSLEQVAEQCSRGLEQFDERVMETLKAEVNAAIDNANKQDMKEIKGLGERLFALEQLMAQTKKLVHEQGELAQGFLQNQNRANNLGDASVLPDLCTSHRRQLVVMLQNHNQLRDIRRRCTKAKEELSVNIYHRLKWIMYVENKMMEVDGKLVMYHESLKRLRRHLEVLQQIHLAPQMYLRAVAEVVRRRTFSQAFLVWASNLACQLLTVHTEELARRREFQSKFDGHFLNTLFPGLEDTPPPYATEAPSVFDNGLPKLTASDMESLRSQLPGLALSISTPDLNSITQFFLSKSLTEASTEGNKEKESMSTRVDGPSKEQDRVRVPALGDRGGFESETDTEEFEKIGQGTTDSKPSSFDGTQQKRQKQLEVGASRSVSPASSSSTNVSPLNTKVADLTSRFSTSNEPSSFHFPSLTISERPSQLSPLTECAENGESSSQLQSATYGFPKHRQITPSVSSDKIEESNSLCPNPPTLPHSVTCDGQQQQLQYYQLSGSGGSSPSIGVGATDFMGTEFYMDDSLPSSLSEPPADGHQAIVSFLQESLGNTREEVERLRSILRSMKVIVSEALTSLRKELVVLRDRSDFGNSGLAELTKRIRQALTLYSNECDRRLREREQELTVDHELEMGDIKKLMQSRDEEIRIVKRTLLEKETELAEHEHLLSTMRQKLDAEQTDMRNLQSRLHRQMDETLEQARIDKETAVEKKRIKELEENLAAARTEQQKMVKEATDKLQLEYKTELEAIRNLKLTAVSIMERSPSDSSLEKIERPDVIELVNHEAILAQAKEDMKLEKSAAIRTAIEKERADCVAKLDHELRLARQVVQEREREMELYRRREAALTEECGWYKSTIRRLTKSENLSRQALNEKVENLETDKSWLEGKHSSERMSREQKENLVLIIESASQKEFGDDRLDMGQSNLGEAMKSLESDKDEVEASESKKVRLEADDDRSRLSRRLEILENDNKRLSAELKIIKESKEVSDAKIEALEADKVRLEIELVKERGRRDFAETSSSADGREKEMNASVAIVSGSSSSRDAATSPDGAVPYFHLSHLWKKKNITKLVQQGRITVTTCNPGDMVLVVWDPVHWSYALLQESSTLYFVNSDCVESLGFTADGAPKIFEAIVEVINKEYCIARKSTNRYRVSQGTKFYQVRIKPVEDVVEKTKSQMAKGDGE
- the LOC124422750 gene encoding RB1-inducible coiled-coil protein 1 isoform X2 — encoded protein: MYDESNKSVAQLKEAIERECGVVAVHQVLLMSGGESLEPNARVCSYSAGTDTNPIYLFSKAAIESNLPPTPSIDYGSDVDLQTQIDTSLEMPATYQTLVARAQLAQQCCGLAREQTRICERLVHDQHLQQQGWAAVVANLEDITQMFQSRAELLQQSFTVYLAERQQQMQLLNNFQQDLETLAKIPILPALRAQAEGLLSPDDQGENSEQQSENSEEVLSLLRWISAKDNQSSLEQVAEQCSRGLEQFDERVMETLKAEVNAAIDNANKQDMKEIKGLGERLFALEQLMAQTKKLVHEQGELAQGFLQNQNRANNLGDASVLPDLCTSHRRQLVVMLQNHNQLRDIRRRCTKAKEELSVNIYHRLKWIMYVENKMMEVDGKLVMYHESLKRLRRHLEVLQQIHLAPQMYLRAVAEVVRRRTFSQAFLVWASNLACQLLTVHTEELARRREFQSKFDGHFLNTLFPGLEDTPPPYATEAPSVFDNGLPKLTASDMESLRSQLPGLALSISTPDLNSITQFFLSKSLTEASTEGNKEKESMSTRVDGPSKEQDRVRVPALGDRGGFESETDTEEFEKIGQGTTDSKPSSFDGTQQKRQKQLEVGASRSVSPASSSSTNVSPLNTKVADLTSRFSTSNEPSSFHFPSLTISERPSQLSPLTECAENGESSSQLQSATYGFPKHRQITPSVSSDKIEESNSLCPNPPTLPHSVTCDGQQQQLQYYQLSGSGGSSPSIGVGATDFMGTEFYMDDSLPSSLSEPPADGHQAIVSFLQESLGNTREEVERLRSILRSMKVIVSEALTSLRKELVVLRDRSDFGNSGLAELTKRIRQALTLYSNECDRRLREREQELTVDHELEMGDIKKLMQSRDEEIRIVKRTLLEKETELAEHEHLLSTMRQKLDAEQTDMRNLQSRLHRQMDETLEQARIDKETAVEKVNDEKFVEIASLTNSLTQCQKRIKELEENLAAARTEQQKMVKEATDKLQLEYKTELEAIRNLKLTAVSIMERSPSDSSLEKIERPDVIELVNHEAILAQAKEDMKLEKSAAIRTAIEKERADCVAKLDHELRLARQVVQEREREMELYRRREAALTEECGWYKSTIRRLTKSENLSRQALNEKVENLETDKSWLEGKHSSERMSREQKENLVLIIESASQKEFGDDRLDMGQSNLGEAMKSLESDKDEVEASESKKVRLEADDDRSRLSRRLEILENDNKRLSAELKIIKESKEVSDAKIEALEADKVRLEIELVKERGRRDFAETSSSADGREKEMNASVAIVSGSSSSRDAATSPDGAVPYFHLSHLWKKKNITKLVQQGRITVTTCNPGDMVLVVWDPVHWSYALLQESSTLYFVNSDCVESLGFTADGAPKIFEAIVEVINKEYCIARKSTNRYRVSQGTKFYQVRIKPVEDVVEKTKSQMAKGDGE